A single genomic interval of Polynucleobacter necessarius harbors:
- a CDS encoding glutathione S-transferase N-terminal domain-containing protein, protein MMVLYSGTNCPFSQRCRLVLFEKGMDFEIRDVDLFNKPEDISVMNPYGQVPILVERDLILYESNIINEYIDERFPHPQLMSPDPVARARARLFLFNFEKELFVHVAALENEKGQAAEQVHEKARLAIRDRLTQLAPIFVKNKYMLGDEFSMLDVAIAPLLWRLEHYGIDLSRNAAALLKYAERIFSRPAYIEALTPSEKVMRR, encoded by the coding sequence ATGATGGTGTTGTACTCGGGTACTAACTGTCCATTCTCGCAACGCTGCCGTTTGGTGCTTTTTGAAAAAGGCATGGATTTTGAAATCCGCGATGTTGACTTGTTTAATAAGCCAGAAGACATCTCTGTAATGAATCCGTACGGCCAAGTTCCTATCTTGGTTGAGCGTGACCTCATTTTGTATGAATCAAACATCATCAATGAATATATTGATGAGCGTTTTCCTCATCCGCAATTGATGTCGCCTGATCCGGTTGCTCGTGCACGTGCGCGTCTCTTCCTCTTCAATTTTGAAAAAGAGTTATTTGTACACGTTGCCGCTTTAGAAAATGAAAAGGGTCAGGCTGCTGAACAGGTTCATGAAAAAGCGCGTTTAGCGATTCGTGATCGCTTGACTCAACTGGCGCCTATTTTTGTAAAAAATAAGTACATGTTGGGTGATGAGTTCTCTATGTTAGACGTTGCGATTGCGCCGTTGTTATGGCGTCTTGAGCACTACGGCATTGATCTTTCACGTAATGCGGCTGCTCTCCTCAAATACGCTGAGCGTATTTTTAGCAGACCTGCCTATATTGAAGCTTTGACACCTTCTGAGAAGGTAATGCGCCGCTAA
- a CDS encoding ClpXP protease specificity-enhancing factor, producing the protein MSGIQSNKPYLIRALHQWCTDFGFTPFIAVFVDARVEVPMEFVTNDEIVLNLSLEACHQLQMENYWISFQARFGGIPRKIMVPVTHVLAIYARENGQGMSFPFDPAQARDIHMADSEDNAPEKPKTARPSLKIVK; encoded by the coding sequence ATGTCTGGCATCCAAAGCAACAAACCCTACCTAATCCGTGCTCTTCATCAGTGGTGCACGGATTTTGGTTTTACGCCCTTCATTGCTGTATTTGTAGACGCCAGGGTGGAAGTGCCCATGGAGTTTGTTACAAACGATGAGATCGTGCTCAATCTCTCTCTGGAAGCGTGCCATCAGCTGCAGATGGAAAATTACTGGATTAGCTTTCAGGCCAGATTTGGTGGAATTCCACGAAAAATTATGGTGCCCGTCACTCATGTTCTGGCTATTTACGCCCGGGAGAATGGTCAAGGCATGTCCTTTCCATTCGATCCGGCCCAGGCTCGAGATATTCACATGGCCGATTCTGAGGACAATGCCCCAGAAAAGCCTAAAACTGCAAGACCGTCCTTGAAGATTGTGAAATAG
- a CDS encoding tetratricopeptide repeat protein, whose amino-acid sequence MLKDFKQFDAALKAYQKTIALQPNYAEADNNIGNLHQDLNRYEDAVKSYDRAIALQPNYAEAYGNAGNALKKFNLLELALAAYEKAMALGWDNEFALAAYLSCKMQLCDWGGSKGRLQKIERGDIARKDLFYPFHILSICNSPEIIRDVTQSYMSAEYPAKSDLGGLGKTIRNEKIRLGYFAPDFRNQAVSFLIAGLIEAHDKDRFEVITFFMGSDRSDEMHERLKASFDQFIDVSSKSDLEVAKLAMEMKIDIAIDLGGITQNSRPSIFAYRAAPIQIGYIGYLGTMAAFYFDYIIADEIIIPPDCRDAYSEKIIYLPSYQANDPKRKISERIFTREEFGILKDLFVYCCFNNNYKFTPSILDSLVKILLWVDKSIMLLHAEDDTVKSNLLLEFGDRGIDASRIFFAERLPRAEYLSRYRIADLFLDTSPYNAGTTASDAIWAGLPVLTFLGKPFSSRMGGSLLKAVGLPELVCSSQDEYEELALALGLDLPRIVALKEKLAANRLRAPLFDIESCNRSLEDAFE is encoded by the coding sequence GTGCTTAAAGACTTCAAGCAATTCGATGCGGCGTTAAAGGCTTATCAAAAGACAATAGCCTTGCAACCAAATTATGCAGAGGCTGATAACAACATAGGCAATCTACATCAGGATTTAAATCGTTATGAGGATGCGGTAAAAAGCTATGATCGCGCCATTGCATTGCAGCCAAATTATGCAGAGGCTTATGGCAATGCGGGTAATGCGCTTAAGAAATTCAATTTACTTGAGCTTGCCCTGGCGGCATATGAAAAGGCTATGGCATTGGGTTGGGACAATGAGTTTGCTTTAGCCGCCTATCTAAGCTGCAAGATGCAGTTGTGTGACTGGGGTGGAAGTAAGGGGCGACTTCAGAAGATAGAGCGGGGTGATATTGCCCGCAAAGACTTGTTTTATCCTTTTCACATCCTTTCTATTTGCAATTCACCTGAAATAATTAGGGATGTGACTCAAAGCTATATGAGTGCAGAGTACCCCGCGAAAAGTGATTTAGGTGGACTTGGTAAAACCATTAGAAATGAAAAAATTCGTCTGGGTTATTTTGCTCCAGACTTTAGAAATCAGGCTGTTTCATTTTTAATTGCTGGATTAATTGAAGCGCATGACAAAGATCGCTTTGAAGTAATCACCTTTTTTATGGGCTCAGATAGGTCTGATGAAATGCATGAGCGTCTAAAAGCCAGTTTTGACCAATTTATAGATGTGTCATCTAAAAGTGATCTTGAAGTTGCCAAGTTAGCAATGGAGATGAAGATAGATATTGCCATTGATCTTGGTGGAATTACTCAGAATTCTCGCCCGAGTATTTTTGCTTATCGCGCGGCTCCAATTCAGATTGGTTATATCGGTTATTTGGGGACGATGGCTGCTTTCTATTTCGATTACATCATTGCTGATGAGATAATTATTCCGCCTGACTGTAGGGATGCGTATTCAGAGAAAATTATCTATTTACCTAGTTATCAGGCTAACGATCCTAAGCGCAAAATTTCAGAAAGAATTTTTACTCGTGAGGAGTTTGGTATACTCAAGGATTTATTTGTCTATTGTTGCTTTAACAATAATTACAAATTCACTCCAAGTATTTTGGATAGTTTGGTAAAAATATTGTTGTGGGTTGATAAAAGCATAATGCTTCTTCATGCGGAAGATGATACGGTAAAGAGCAATTTGCTACTGGAATTTGGTGATCGTGGAATTGATGCATCCAGAATATTTTTTGCAGAACGTTTGCCGAGGGCGGAATATTTATCTCGTTACCGTATAGCAGATTTATTTTTAGATACTTCGCCATACAATGCAGGCACTACAGCTAGTGATGCGATCTGGGCTGGATTGCCGGTTCTCACATTCCTGGGAAAACCATTTTCGTCTAGGATGGGTGGAAGCCTACTAAAGGCCGTTGGTTTGCCTGAACTGGTTTGCAGTTCTCAAGATGAGTATGAAGAGTTGGCACTTGCGCTTGGATTGGATTTGCCTCGAATTGTTGCCCTTAAAGAGAAGTTGGCTGCCAATCGGTTGAGAGCGCCTTTGTTTGATATAGAGTCATGTAACAGAAGCTTGGAAGATGCCTTTGAGTAG
- a CDS encoding MFS transporter, which produces MQIALLRHYLSQEEFQAWGWRVPFWISILLLMIAFKVRMALEETHVFLELTEQGQKKTESQLLNNFRDAEIRKRMFLLFLCVSSSGVILFFCVQVYASIFLKTTVQISTALADQLSIYATLALLPLTISAGWLSDKLGRKPVVISGLIFGALLTLPAFDLLEKIGVNAKDGNNLSVILLGIILIGLSAILALVVDPQTALLAELLPARSRNSAATLPHNLAAGWIGGLLPLIVTWINQHWDSSVAGLWYPTIFLAISATIAIKYLPETQIEKT; this is translated from the coding sequence TTGCAAATTGCCTTGCTTAGACACTACCTATCACAAGAAGAATTTCAGGCCTGGGGCTGGCGTGTGCCATTTTGGATTTCGATCTTGTTACTGATGATTGCATTTAAAGTCCGAATGGCATTAGAGGAGACGCATGTATTTTTAGAACTAACAGAGCAAGGTCAAAAAAAAACTGAATCGCAACTGCTCAATAACTTTAGGGATGCTGAAATCAGAAAAAGAATGTTCTTACTTTTTCTTTGCGTTTCGTCAAGCGGCGTCATTTTATTTTTCTGCGTTCAAGTTTATGCATCCATATTTTTAAAAACAACAGTGCAGATTTCAACAGCACTTGCAGATCAACTCAGCATCTACGCTACGCTTGCCCTCCTACCGCTCACTATTTCGGCGGGCTGGCTATCTGACAAGCTTGGCAGGAAACCAGTTGTAATTAGTGGATTGATATTCGGTGCGCTACTTACTCTTCCAGCCTTTGATTTGCTGGAGAAGATTGGAGTAAATGCAAAAGATGGAAACAACTTATCCGTAATCTTGCTTGGAATCATTCTAATTGGCTTATCGGCAATACTGGCCTTAGTGGTAGACCCACAAACTGCCTTACTTGCCGAGTTATTGCCAGCTAGATCCAGAAATAGTGCGGCAACACTTCCGCATAACCTAGCCGCGGGCTGGATTGGTGGACTACTTCCATTGATTGTGACGTGGATAAATCAACATTGGGACAGTAGTGTTGCGGGTCTGTGGTATCCAACTATTTTTCTAGCAATTAGCGCGACAATCGCCATTAAGTATCTACCAGAAACACAAATAGAGAAAACTTAA
- a CDS encoding MFS transporter yields MAIAACFGTFLEWYDFLTFASLAVVFAPLFFPVSDPNTAILASLATFGVGMVVRHIGAALFGSMGDHIGRKPVFMITIALMGITAVSVGFLLTYSQVGIWAPILLVSLRLLQWLYAGGAIGGSASHLT; encoded by the coding sequence GTGGCTATTGCAGCCTGCTTTGGCACCTTTTTAGAGTGGTATGACTTTCTGACCTTTGCCAGTCTGGCGGTGGTTTTTGCGCCCCTCTTCTTTCCAGTCAGCGACCCGAATACAGCCATTTTGGCAAGCCTGGCAACCTTTGGGGTTGGTATGGTGGTCAGACACATTGGAGCAGCTCTATTTGGCTCCATGGGCGATCATATCGGCCGAAAGCCTGTATTTATGATCACCATTGCCTTAATGGGGATTACGGCGGTAAGCGTAGGATTTTTACTCACCTATTCACAAGTTGGAATATGGGCACCCATCTTGCTTGTCAGCCTACGCCTTCTCCAATGGCTTTATGCAGGCGGCGCAATCGGTGGAAGCGCAAGTCACCTCACCTAG
- a CDS encoding phasin family protein, which produces MNQDQITAKLSQISNKGLEATFSLSEAALENAQKLAELHYAASKDVLINAQAGIQQVLTAKDPKQVTEIVTVDSFQASGNQAVAYQKKQSIA; this is translated from the coding sequence ATGAACCAAGACCAAATTACCGCTAAATTGTCCCAAATTAGCAACAAAGGCCTAGAGGCTACATTTTCTTTGAGCGAAGCTGCTTTGGAAAATGCTCAAAAATTGGCTGAGTTGCACTACGCAGCTTCTAAAGATGTATTGATAAATGCTCAAGCTGGTATTCAACAAGTGTTGACTGCTAAAGATCCAAAGCAAGTTACTGAGATTGTTACTGTCGATTCTTTTCAAGCCTCTGGTAACCAAGCTGTTGCTTATCAAAAGAAACAAAGTATTGCGTGA
- the rmuC gene encoding DNA recombination protein RmuC, with translation MNLRSALNRAELQVQTEQALALSLRTERDQALQNAIRLETELDSERKQGLGRIESLNEAKEALTNQFKNLANEILEDKSKRFTEQNAASLDALLKPLQTKLTEFKEQVSTSYGNEARERHALKSEIERLANLNLRMSDETRSLTQALKGDSKVQGNWGELVLESILESSGLRKGEEYVVQDSHTQSDGSRLQPDVVIKLPEGRSLVVDSKVSITAYARHTETTDPATAEQELAAHIQSLRQHIQGLSGKNYSSLYGVGSVDFVLMFVPIEPAFLLALKTAPNLYQEALAKNIVLVCPSTLMATLRTVAHLWRQDHQNRNALEIAKQCGNLYDKFVGFVDDLETLGQRLDQAQTSYHDAFNKLKTGKGNLIRSAERVRDLGVKPSKNLAAPLLESSSNFE, from the coding sequence TTGAATCTACGCTCCGCCCTCAATCGCGCGGAGTTACAAGTCCAAACAGAGCAAGCTCTAGCTCTTAGCTTGCGCACCGAGCGCGATCAGGCACTGCAAAACGCAATCCGCCTAGAGACTGAATTGGATTCAGAACGCAAACAAGGATTGGGGAGAATTGAGTCGCTCAATGAAGCGAAAGAAGCCTTAACAAATCAGTTTAAAAATTTAGCCAATGAAATCTTGGAGGATAAGTCCAAGCGTTTTACAGAACAAAACGCAGCTAGCTTAGATGCCCTACTAAAGCCTTTACAAACTAAGCTTACTGAATTTAAAGAGCAAGTCAGCACCTCGTATGGCAATGAAGCTCGCGAACGCCACGCCCTCAAAAGTGAAATTGAGCGCTTAGCCAATCTCAATCTGAGAATGTCAGATGAGACACGCTCTCTAACGCAGGCCTTAAAAGGCGACTCCAAAGTTCAGGGTAATTGGGGTGAGCTAGTACTGGAGTCTATTTTGGAGTCCTCTGGCTTGCGTAAAGGTGAAGAGTATGTGGTCCAGGACAGCCATACGCAAAGCGATGGTTCACGCCTCCAGCCTGACGTTGTGATTAAGTTGCCCGAAGGTAGAAGCTTGGTGGTAGATAGCAAAGTCTCGATCACCGCTTACGCCCGGCATACCGAAACTACCGATCCCGCCACCGCTGAACAAGAGCTGGCGGCACATATTCAATCGCTACGCCAGCACATCCAAGGGCTTTCTGGAAAAAACTATAGCTCACTCTATGGCGTGGGCTCAGTTGATTTTGTGTTGATGTTTGTGCCAATTGAGCCTGCATTCTTGCTTGCACTGAAGACTGCGCCGAATCTATACCAAGAAGCGCTTGCGAAAAACATTGTTTTAGTTTGCCCAAGCACTTTAATGGCCACGCTTAGAACGGTTGCTCATCTGTGGCGACAGGATCATCAAAATCGCAATGCTCTAGAGATCGCAAAACAGTGTGGCAATCTCTACGATAAGTTTGTTGGTTTTGTTGATGATCTAGAGACACTCGGTCAACGCCTAGATCAAGCGCAAACCAGTTATCACGACGCGTTTAATAAACTCAAAACGGGTAAAGGCAATCTCATCCGCTCTGCTGAAAGAGTCAGAGACCTCGGTGTCAAGCCCAGTAAAAATCTAGCTGCGCCGTTACTTGAATCCTCATCGAACTTTGAGTAG
- the grxD gene encoding Grx4 family monothiol glutaredoxin, whose product MDTQAQIKEIVTSHPVVLFMKGTAQFPQCGFSGNAVNILRASGVENLHTVNVLEDAEIRQGIKEYTNWPTIPQLYINGEFIGGSDIMTEMFQSGELQKLVKA is encoded by the coding sequence ATGGACACACAAGCTCAAATTAAAGAAATCGTTACTAGCCATCCCGTTGTTCTATTTATGAAGGGAACTGCGCAGTTTCCTCAGTGCGGCTTTTCTGGCAATGCCGTGAATATCTTGCGTGCTAGTGGTGTTGAGAACCTTCACACCGTAAACGTATTAGAAGACGCCGAAATTCGTCAAGGCATTAAAGAATATACCAATTGGCCAACCATTCCTCAGCTCTATATCAATGGTGAATTTATTGGCGGCTCTGACATCATGACTGAAATGTTTCAGTCTGGTGAACTGCAAAAACTCGTTAAAGCGTAA
- the prmC gene encoding peptide chain release factor N(5)-glutamine methyltransferase — MSSSAIAPAEAKILMAYILEKHYQLPRSALLSRDDMQLHAEALAHWKDLETRRANGEPIAYLVGKRGFYNIELRVAPGVLIPRPETELLVEIGLQEIKCLGKPASILDLGTGSGAIALAIAHEASQSLFTATDQSIAALEIAKHNAQLLNVGARVIFLQGSWYQALEPHYFFDIILSNPPYIDSQDMHLSQGDLRFEPLSALTDHQHGLSCLETIISGAKPHLSPNGLIAVEHGFDQSEAVVNLMKQTGLHDIQTHLDLGGHYRVASGRK, encoded by the coding sequence TTGAGCTCCTCGGCAATTGCTCCTGCTGAAGCAAAAATTCTGATGGCTTACATTCTGGAAAAGCATTACCAACTACCGCGCTCTGCACTACTCTCGCGCGATGATATGCAACTTCATGCGGAAGCCTTAGCGCACTGGAAGGATCTTGAAACCAGAAGAGCAAATGGAGAGCCTATCGCTTACCTAGTAGGTAAAAGAGGTTTTTATAATATTGAGCTCCGTGTTGCTCCCGGCGTTCTTATTCCACGTCCTGAAACTGAACTTCTGGTTGAAATTGGCTTACAAGAAATAAAATGCTTGGGCAAACCCGCAAGTATTCTGGATCTTGGCACAGGTTCAGGGGCAATTGCCTTGGCGATTGCGCATGAGGCCTCCCAATCCCTGTTCACCGCAACGGATCAATCGATTGCAGCTCTAGAGATTGCTAAACACAATGCGCAACTATTAAATGTAGGCGCAAGAGTAATATTTCTTCAGGGTAGTTGGTACCAAGCCCTAGAACCGCATTACTTTTTCGACATCATCCTCAGCAATCCGCCATACATAGACTCCCAAGACATGCATCTGAGTCAAGGCGACCTACGCTTTGAGCCACTCTCAGCGCTTACCGACCACCAACATGGATTGAGCTGCCTGGAAACGATTATTTCTGGAGCCAAGCCGCACCTCTCTCCCAATGGCTTGATTGCAGTGGAGCATGGTTTTGATCAATCCGAAGCCGTTGTTAATCTAATGAAGCAGACAGGCCTTCATGACATTCAAACCCATTTGGATTTAGGCGGCCATTACCGTGTTGCCTCAGGCAGAAAATAA
- the prfA gene encoding peptide chain release factor 1, with protein MKPSIRAKLDHLDTRLAELNSLLTSEEATKDMDAYRKLTREHSDIATVVEQFCLYKQAEADAQAAEEMRKDPEMKDFADEEQKQALATMEVLEGALQKLLLPKDENDERNVFLEIRAGTGGDESALFAGDLLRMYTRFAERQGWKVEVVSAAESDLGGYQEVVLRIVGQSVYSRLKFESGGHRVQRVPQTETQGRIHTSACTVAVMPEADELEAVKINPAELRIDTFRASGAGGQHINKTDSAVRITHLPTRTVVECQDDRSQHRNREQAMKVLVSRIMDAREREQHQLEAQTRKSLIGSGDRSDRIRTYNFPQGRITDHRINLTLYRIDAMMDGDIDDLCNALASEHQAALLAAFGDN; from the coding sequence ATGAAGCCCAGCATACGGGCTAAGCTAGACCACCTAGACACGCGCTTAGCCGAACTCAACTCCCTTTTAACTTCTGAAGAAGCAACCAAAGATATGGATGCTTATCGAAAGCTCACGCGCGAACATTCCGATATTGCTACTGTGGTTGAGCAATTTTGCCTGTACAAGCAAGCCGAGGCTGATGCTCAAGCGGCAGAAGAAATGCGCAAAGACCCGGAAATGAAGGACTTTGCGGACGAAGAGCAAAAGCAGGCTCTTGCTACGATGGAGGTGCTTGAGGGTGCCTTACAAAAGCTCTTGCTCCCCAAAGACGAGAATGACGAACGCAACGTCTTCCTAGAAATCCGGGCGGGTACTGGCGGAGATGAGAGCGCGTTATTTGCTGGCGATCTGCTGCGCATGTATACCCGCTTTGCCGAACGCCAAGGTTGGAAAGTGGAAGTAGTAAGCGCCGCCGAATCGGATTTAGGTGGATATCAAGAGGTGGTCTTGCGCATAGTGGGTCAATCCGTCTACTCGCGCCTCAAATTTGAATCTGGTGGTCATCGCGTGCAACGCGTTCCCCAAACCGAAACTCAGGGACGCATTCATACCTCCGCCTGTACTGTAGCTGTTATGCCTGAAGCAGATGAGCTTGAAGCGGTCAAAATTAATCCTGCTGAATTGCGTATTGATACCTTCCGCGCCTCCGGCGCTGGCGGTCAGCACATTAATAAAACCGATTCCGCGGTTCGCATTACTCATTTGCCCACTCGCACAGTAGTAGAGTGCCAGGATGATCGAAGCCAGCACCGCAATCGCGAGCAAGCGATGAAAGTTTTAGTTTCTCGCATCATGGATGCGCGTGAACGCGAACAACATCAGCTCGAGGCGCAGACCCGTAAATCCCTTATCGGCTCAGGCGATCGTAGCGATCGTATTCGTACCTATAACTTCCCGCAAGGTCGCATTACCGACCACCGCATCAACCTCACCCTCTACAGGATTGATGCCATGATGGATGGTGATATTGATGATCTTTGCAATGCGCTCGCCTCTGAACATCAAGCGGCATTGCTTGCCGCTTTTGGCGATAACTAA
- the hemA gene encoding glutamyl-tRNA reductase, whose translation MKLLTLGINHHTAPVAIREKVAFDPEFLQEALHDLRQHLVGANHAGLPEATILSTCNRTEVYCAANDDNAAGILHEATFDWLAKTQQLAPSSLEPHLYSFPQSDTVRHAFRVACGLDSMVIGETQILGQMKDAVRTANDAGVLGTYLNQLFQKTFAVAKEVRVSTEIGAHSISMAAASVRLSERIFEKISDQKILFIGAGDMITLCATHFVARKPKNVAIANRTIERGQELADSIAAQDVKAESLKLSELPGRLHEFDIIVSSTASSLPIIGLGMVESALKQRRHKPMVMIDLAVPRDFEPEISGLDDIYRYTVDDLGVMIQTGANLRQAAVSQAEAIIEDRVGNFMHWMQGRNAVPLIQDIQQQGERLRQLELERAMKRLMRGDDPQEVLNAMAQGLTNKFLHGSLHALQHSNGAERDALIKLLPKLFASHSKSEDH comes from the coding sequence ATGAAGTTGTTGACACTCGGCATCAATCATCACACAGCGCCGGTCGCCATTCGGGAAAAAGTCGCCTTTGACCCTGAATTTCTTCAAGAAGCATTGCACGATCTTCGCCAACATTTAGTTGGCGCGAATCATGCTGGGCTGCCCGAAGCCACTATTTTGTCGACCTGCAACCGCACCGAGGTCTATTGCGCCGCCAACGATGACAATGCAGCTGGAATCTTGCATGAAGCGACTTTTGATTGGCTCGCTAAAACTCAGCAACTCGCTCCTAGTAGTCTGGAGCCCCACCTTTATTCTTTCCCGCAATCCGATACGGTACGACACGCTTTCAGAGTCGCCTGCGGATTAGATTCCATGGTGATTGGCGAAACTCAAATTTTGGGTCAAATGAAAGATGCGGTTCGCACCGCGAATGATGCTGGTGTTTTGGGAACTTACCTCAACCAACTCTTTCAGAAAACTTTTGCGGTAGCCAAAGAGGTGCGCGTCTCAACAGAAATCGGCGCTCACTCCATTTCAATGGCAGCAGCATCGGTTCGCCTCTCTGAGCGTATCTTTGAAAAAATTTCAGATCAAAAGATTTTGTTTATTGGCGCTGGTGACATGATCACTCTATGCGCGACGCATTTTGTCGCGCGAAAACCTAAAAATGTCGCGATCGCGAATCGCACCATTGAACGTGGTCAAGAATTAGCAGACTCCATTGCCGCGCAAGATGTCAAAGCCGAATCCCTCAAGCTCTCAGAGCTACCGGGGCGACTGCATGAATTCGACATCATTGTTTCTAGTACCGCATCCTCTCTACCCATTATTGGCCTTGGCATGGTGGAAAGCGCTCTCAAACAACGGCGCCATAAGCCGATGGTCATGATTGACTTAGCGGTGCCTCGCGACTTTGAACCAGAAATTTCCGGTCTCGATGACATCTATCGTTATACAGTGGATGACTTGGGAGTCATGATTCAGACGGGCGCCAACTTGCGTCAAGCAGCCGTTAGTCAAGCAGAGGCGATTATCGAAGATCGCGTTGGCAACTTCATGCATTGGATGCAAGGCCGCAACGCTGTGCCACTGATTCAGGATATTCAGCAACAAGGTGAGCGACTGCGCCAACTGGAACTCGAACGCGCGATGAAGCGTTTAATGCGCGGCGATGATCCACAAGAAGTCCTCAATGCCATGGCGCAAGGTCTTACCAACAAATTCTTACATGGTTCACTCCATGCGCTGCAACACTCGAATGGCGCTGAGCGTGACGCCTTGATTAAGTTGTTACCTAAATTATTCGCCTCGCATTCCAAGTCAGAAGACCATTAG
- a CDS encoding uracil-DNA glycosylase, protein MKLKALFSKDDSPSDWQELLGNYFESSDWQSLEKNLHTALNLDPSMVRPEPQHFFKALKLTPVDSVKVVILGQDPYHSAGLAQGLAFSIPAEIAVHSREFPSSLRNISKALALEGFGHLPNGDLHEWAKQGVLLLNTALSVKLGEAGSHTNLGWKSLIDHLISGLSKARPHLVWMLWGGHAQSKLPLIENGQDQFVLQSSHPSGLGVYKTDKPFLEPGAKASCNHFTIANQWLTEHKSRPIDW, encoded by the coding sequence TTGAAATTGAAAGCCTTATTTTCAAAAGACGATAGCCCAAGTGATTGGCAAGAATTGCTCGGAAACTATTTCGAATCATCGGATTGGCAATCTCTCGAAAAGAATTTGCACACCGCTCTGAATCTTGATCCGAGTATGGTGAGACCTGAGCCCCAACACTTTTTTAAAGCACTCAAACTTACTCCCGTAGATTCTGTAAAAGTAGTTATTTTGGGACAAGACCCTTATCATTCAGCAGGCTTGGCGCAAGGATTGGCTTTTTCTATTCCTGCCGAGATTGCAGTGCACTCTCGAGAATTTCCCAGTTCGCTACGCAATATCAGCAAAGCGCTTGCGTTGGAGGGTTTTGGTCATTTGCCCAATGGTGATCTGCACGAATGGGCTAAACAAGGAGTACTCCTTCTAAATACTGCCCTGAGCGTCAAACTTGGTGAAGCTGGTAGCCACACCAACCTTGGCTGGAAAAGCCTCATTGATCATTTAATCAGCGGGCTATCTAAAGCTAGACCACATTTAGTGTGGATGCTATGGGGTGGTCATGCCCAATCCAAACTACCTCTCATTGAAAATGGCCAAGACCAATTTGTATTGCAATCCTCCCACCCTTCAGGCTTGGGCGTATACAAAACAGATAAGCCTTTTTTAGAACCCGGTGCCAAAGCAAGCTGCAATCACTTCACAATAGCCAATCAATGGCTTACGGAACACAAAAGCCGCCCTATAGACTGGTAA
- a CDS encoding PDZ domain-containing protein, with the protein MRHTDANGWLKIAHVLDDGIAQAPGLAAWDLLSSVDGQRVTSPRSDKVLGSLSENAHARITFYRDDIEHERMVSLQAYQAPTQYELTLKKDA; encoded by the coding sequence ATGCGCCATACAGATGCAAATGGCTGGCTGAAGATCGCCCATGTACTGGATGATGGGATTGCTCAAGCCCCAGGCCTAGCAGCATGGGACTTGCTCTCGAGCGTTGACGGACAGCGAGTTACCAGCCCGCGCTCGGACAAAGTATTGGGTAGCCTCTCTGAAAATGCCCATGCTCGCATCACTTTTTATCGAGACGATATTGAGCATGAGCGCATGGTTTCCTTGCAAGCCTATCAAGCACCCACACAATATGAATTAACGCTAAAGAAAGATGCTTGA